One part of the Archangium lipolyticum genome encodes these proteins:
- a CDS encoding TonB-dependent receptor domain-containing protein: MNPTALKRAGALALVLYAGTALGDARLEARRHFRNGMSLIAQGKYDQGIAELQEAYAIKPHPNVLYNIARAYQDAGRVPEAVDFYRRYLATNPPDSAPVRTALAGLEEKLRASEAAASSEDPAKKSGLPPMPPPPGTEAAKSLAVLVERLEKAIARAEALPSAPTASAPGQAAPGTTATDGTGTAVAASDEDAGAVPYEERVVTASRRAQSSLEAPNATSVITSEDIRLSGATSLPELLRRVPGAEVMMMGQGSANLSLRGFNQRIANKVLVLVDGRTEYQDFLGMTIWSSIPVELEDIERIEVIRGPGSALYGANAMLGVVNIITRAPGTGPRARFQGHFGNGNTAGGSFVSHGGTGALRYRASAAYSQADKWSRDFAAGRPDMAVTDPQPDLALRSARGTLSTVYQFRSGNELGLSGGVNRLYTEAYPLGLLRNYYLDGVNAFVKADAGLGPLKVKAFWNHMSADVGPQYEALGQRSLATRVSSNLFNGEVLFSRGFHLLGEHQVNLGVEGRLKRVAWNYLGPLRQEFHAAAFVQDEWRIAKPFRVLASYRVDRHPLLDGGKPGLAHSPRVSALFMPFEGHAFRASAASAFREPTFLESYTGLRIPLPGVNGASALTSGNMALKPERLVAFELGYRGEAPALGMDWDVALYQNTVRDLIGLSAVERLPAGESWDAATGTYLLGRSFFQNEAAVYTARGAEAGVTLAPVDGLGIKASAAFQQVAAEGEEGLCGPCSQAPQFKLYGGVTYRTRSALELGVDAAWTSSTTWVEREPAAQDPTSIEPLANPLPAYAIINARVGYTPVKDRVSVALVGSNLGPTHAQHPFGNRVERRVLAILTVTP, translated from the coding sequence ATGAACCCGACCGCCTTGAAGCGAGCGGGCGCCCTCGCGCTGGTGCTGTACGCGGGGACTGCCCTCGGCGACGCGCGCCTGGAGGCCCGCCGTCATTTCCGTAACGGCATGAGCCTCATTGCCCAGGGGAAGTACGACCAGGGCATCGCCGAGTTGCAGGAAGCGTACGCCATCAAGCCCCACCCCAACGTCCTCTACAACATCGCCCGCGCCTACCAGGACGCGGGCCGGGTGCCCGAGGCGGTGGACTTCTACAGGCGCTACCTCGCCACCAACCCGCCGGACTCGGCTCCGGTGAGGACCGCGCTGGCGGGCCTCGAGGAGAAGCTGCGGGCCAGCGAGGCGGCGGCGTCCTCCGAGGATCCGGCGAAGAAGTCCGGACTGCCTCCCATGCCGCCCCCGCCCGGTACCGAGGCGGCGAAGTCCCTGGCGGTGCTCGTCGAGCGGCTGGAGAAGGCCATCGCCCGCGCCGAGGCCCTGCCCTCCGCGCCCACCGCGTCCGCCCCGGGGCAGGCCGCGCCGGGCACGACCGCGACCGATGGCACCGGTACCGCGGTCGCCGCCTCCGACGAGGACGCGGGCGCGGTGCCCTACGAGGAGCGCGTGGTGACGGCCAGCCGCCGCGCGCAGTCCTCGCTGGAGGCGCCCAACGCCACCAGCGTCATCACCTCCGAGGACATCCGCCTCTCCGGCGCCACCAGCCTGCCGGAGTTGCTGCGCCGGGTGCCGGGCGCGGAAGTGATGATGATGGGCCAGGGCAGCGCCAACCTGTCGCTGCGCGGCTTCAACCAGCGCATCGCTAACAAGGTGCTGGTGCTGGTGGACGGCCGCACCGAGTACCAGGACTTCCTGGGCATGACCATCTGGTCGTCCATCCCGGTGGAGTTGGAGGACATCGAGCGCATCGAGGTCATCCGCGGCCCGGGCAGCGCGCTGTACGGCGCCAACGCGATGCTGGGCGTGGTCAACATCATCACCCGCGCTCCGGGCACCGGCCCGCGCGCGCGCTTCCAGGGCCACTTCGGCAACGGCAACACCGCGGGCGGCAGCTTCGTGAGCCACGGCGGCACGGGGGCGCTGCGCTACCGCGCCTCGGCGGCGTACTCGCAGGCGGACAAGTGGAGCCGCGACTTCGCGGCCGGCCGGCCCGACATGGCCGTGACGGATCCCCAACCCGACCTGGCCCTCCGCAGCGCGCGCGGCACCCTGTCCACCGTCTACCAGTTCCGCTCGGGCAATGAGCTGGGCCTGTCCGGCGGCGTCAACCGCCTCTACACCGAAGCCTACCCCCTGGGTCTGCTGCGCAACTACTACCTGGATGGGGTGAACGCCTTCGTCAAGGCGGACGCGGGCCTGGGCCCGCTCAAGGTGAAGGCCTTCTGGAACCACATGTCGGCGGACGTGGGGCCGCAGTACGAGGCCCTGGGGCAGCGCTCGCTGGCCACGCGCGTCTCCTCCAACCTCTTCAACGGAGAGGTGCTCTTCAGCAGGGGCTTCCACCTGCTGGGTGAGCACCAGGTGAACCTGGGCGTGGAGGGCCGCCTCAAGCGCGTGGCCTGGAACTACCTCGGCCCGCTGCGCCAGGAGTTCCACGCCGCGGCCTTCGTCCAGGACGAGTGGCGCATCGCGAAGCCCTTCCGCGTGCTGGCCTCCTACCGCGTGGACCGGCACCCGCTGCTGGATGGCGGCAAGCCGGGCCTGGCCCACTCGCCGCGCGTGTCCGCCCTCTTCATGCCCTTCGAGGGGCACGCCTTCCGCGCCAGCGCCGCCTCGGCCTTCCGCGAGCCCACGTTCCTCGAGAGCTACACGGGCCTGCGCATCCCCCTGCCCGGGGTGAATGGCGCCAGCGCGCTCACCAGCGGCAACATGGCGCTCAAGCCGGAGCGGCTCGTGGCCTTCGAGCTGGGCTACCGCGGCGAGGCCCCCGCGCTCGGCATGGACTGGGACGTGGCGCTCTACCAGAACACGGTGAGGGACCTCATCGGCCTGTCCGCCGTGGAGCGGCTGCCGGCGGGCGAGTCCTGGGACGCGGCCACGGGCACCTACCTGCTGGGCCGCTCCTTCTTCCAGAACGAGGCGGCCGTCTACACCGCTCGCGGCGCCGAGGCCGGCGTGACGCTGGCCCCGGTGGATGGCCTCGGCATCAAGGCCAGCGCCGCCTTCCAGCAGGTGGCGGCCGAGGGTGAGGAGGGGCTGTGCGGCCCCTGCAGCCAGGCCCCCCAGTTCAAGCTGTACGGCGGCGTCACCTACCGCACGCGCTCGGCGCTGGAGCTGGGCGTGGACGCGGCCTGGACGTCCTCCACCACCTGGGTGGAGCGTGAGCCCGCGGCGCAGGACCCCACGAGCATCGAGCCCCTGGCCAACCCGCTGCCCGCCTACGCCATCATCAACGCCCGCGTGGGCTACACGCCGGTGAAGGACCGGGTGTCCGTGGCGCTGGTGGGCTCCAACCTGGGCCCCACGCACGCCCAGCACCCCTTCGGCAACCGCGTCGAGCGCCGCGTGCTCGCCATCCTGACGGTGACCCCATGA
- a CDS encoding serine/threonine protein kinase encodes MVQSGAQAHSAPADVGDPLIGRVLNDKFRIVEALGSGGMGRVYKAVQAPLDRLVALKVLNPQYSEGKDPGFQKRFFLEAAVTSKLRHPNTVTIIDYGKTDDGVLYIAMEYLEGQTLAQLLTQLGPLPWMRVLNIVAQVARSLREAHRVGLIHRDLKPANIMVLNQEDDHDVVKVLDFGLVKSFLPDRGRPDEPEITQAGVILGSPQYMAPEQARNVSDPRSDVYSLGVVMFQMLMGRPPFQAPQSIDVIFKHINEAPPTFASIWPANSVPQEVEALVMRCIRKRPDERFQSMDEVLESVRRAASSAGFSGAFSSPRIITGSTPIPVTGSGPVSGPQTGPLPGPGATGASTVALDIAVEEPARPAARRTLPLALFGGSLLLGLGVAAVVALRSTSPQASPPPAPVAAAAAARPSTPEPEPEPIPAPLVPQQAVAQPTTAETAPAEDAQPTPIRMLIASEPGGAKVMYEGRVLGETPVELMVPPGVDGRASARLTFALDGYQRHTAIAEGPGPVVRFKQKLTKKKSTSRTSTDRDSAGYKDDPY; translated from the coding sequence ATGGTACAAAGCGGCGCCCAGGCGCATAGCGCACCGGCCGACGTGGGAGATCCCCTCATCGGCCGCGTCCTCAACGACAAGTTCCGTATCGTGGAGGCACTCGGCTCGGGAGGCATGGGCCGGGTGTACAAGGCCGTGCAGGCACCGCTGGACCGGCTGGTGGCCCTCAAGGTCCTCAACCCCCAGTACAGCGAGGGCAAGGACCCCGGCTTCCAGAAGCGCTTCTTCCTGGAGGCCGCCGTCACCTCCAAGCTGCGCCATCCCAACACCGTCACCATCATCGACTACGGCAAGACGGATGACGGCGTGCTGTACATCGCCATGGAGTACCTCGAGGGACAGACGCTGGCGCAGCTCCTCACCCAGCTGGGTCCCCTGCCGTGGATGCGCGTGCTGAACATCGTCGCGCAGGTGGCGCGCTCGCTGCGCGAGGCCCACCGCGTCGGCCTCATCCACCGCGACCTCAAGCCCGCCAACATCATGGTCCTCAACCAGGAGGACGACCATGACGTGGTGAAGGTGCTCGACTTCGGTCTGGTGAAGTCCTTCCTGCCGGACCGCGGCCGGCCCGATGAACCGGAGATCACCCAGGCCGGTGTCATCCTCGGCTCGCCGCAGTACATGGCGCCCGAGCAGGCGCGCAACGTGTCCGACCCGCGCAGCGACGTGTACTCGCTGGGCGTGGTGATGTTCCAGATGCTGATGGGGCGTCCCCCCTTCCAGGCGCCGCAGAGCATCGACGTCATCTTCAAGCACATCAACGAGGCCCCGCCCACCTTCGCCTCCATCTGGCCCGCCAACTCCGTGCCGCAGGAGGTGGAGGCCCTGGTGATGCGGTGCATCCGCAAGCGCCCCGACGAGCGCTTCCAGTCCATGGACGAGGTGCTGGAGTCCGTGCGCCGCGCCGCCTCGTCCGCGGGCTTCAGCGGGGCCTTCTCCAGCCCCCGAATCATCACCGGCTCCACGCCCATTCCCGTCACCGGCAGCGGCCCCGTCTCTGGCCCGCAGACCGGACCCCTGCCCGGCCCCGGCGCCACCGGCGCGAGCACCGTGGCGCTGGACATCGCCGTGGAGGAGCCCGCGAGGCCGGCCGCCCGGCGCACGCTGCCCCTGGCCCTCTTCGGCGGCTCGCTGCTGCTCGGCCTCGGCGTGGCCGCGGTGGTGGCCCTGCGCTCCACCTCGCCCCAGGCCTCCCCGCCTCCCGCTCCCGTCGCCGCGGCGGCCGCGGCGCGTCCCTCCACGCCGGAGCCGGAGCCCGAGCCCATCCCCGCGCCCCTCGTCCCCCAGCAAGCCGTGGCCCAGCCCACCACCGCGGAGACCGCCCCGGCCGAGGACGCCCAGCCCACGCCCATCCGCATGCTGATCGCCAGCGAGCCCGGTGGCGCGAAGGTGATGTACGAGGGGCGCGTGCTGGGAGAGACGCCCGTGGAGCTGATGGTGCCCCCGGGCGTGGATGGACGCGCGAGCGCCCGGCTCACCTTCGCGCTGGATGGCTACCAGCGCCACACCGCCATCGCCGAGGGTCCGGGGCCGGTGGTCCGCTTCAAGCAGAAGCTGACGAAGAAGAAGTCCACGTCCCGCACCTCGACGGACAGGGACTCCGCCGGGTACAAGGACGACCCCTACTGA
- a CDS encoding coiled-coil domain-containing protein translates to MTSARTTSATWLTLLLLVVTLTACGGHSTKQQRQKHGEDRTDEATLLLNEAEQLLRNLDVESAEPKLAMAREILSHPDVDLSPEGEMCRSQLAQLQAFVPRVREERVKRQNRAVEEKARKELEAAVEKQRDSVVEAMFAVTEALDALEGKDAGAAQVTAVREAIKRTREQIQTGKELEAKDADYAASARNTERRLEQAEARVRIAQRVIDFISGPLTGSQEVPELEKKARKERDLDARLSLYKDMRERFQRCEEEAEKLLTEVPELARGTVPVQGRPMALKAVATRCDKKEKSVQRVVLTLEKARVKRDKLEAKREKAKAAREKLKAAREAKREKAKAAREAAREKAKKAREAAREKALARKKR, encoded by the coding sequence ATGACTTCCGCACGTACGACCTCCGCGACCTGGCTGACCCTTCTCCTGCTGGTGGTGACCCTGACCGCCTGTGGCGGCCACAGCACGAAGCAGCAGCGCCAGAAGCACGGAGAGGATCGGACGGATGAGGCCACCCTGCTGCTCAACGAGGCCGAGCAGTTGCTGCGCAACCTGGACGTGGAGAGCGCCGAGCCCAAGCTCGCGATGGCCCGGGAGATCCTCTCGCACCCGGATGTCGACCTCTCGCCCGAGGGGGAGATGTGCCGCTCGCAGCTCGCGCAGCTCCAGGCGTTCGTCCCCCGGGTCCGCGAGGAGCGGGTGAAACGGCAGAACCGGGCCGTCGAGGAGAAGGCGCGCAAGGAGCTCGAGGCCGCGGTGGAGAAGCAGCGGGACTCGGTCGTGGAGGCCATGTTCGCGGTGACGGAGGCGCTCGACGCCCTCGAGGGGAAGGACGCCGGGGCCGCGCAGGTGACGGCGGTACGCGAGGCCATCAAGCGCACGCGCGAGCAGATCCAGACAGGCAAGGAGCTCGAGGCGAAGGACGCGGACTACGCGGCCTCCGCGCGGAACACCGAGCGGCGCCTGGAGCAGGCGGAGGCGCGGGTGCGGATCGCCCAGCGGGTGATTGATTTCATCTCCGGGCCGCTCACCGGCAGCCAGGAAGTGCCGGAGCTGGAGAAGAAGGCCCGGAAGGAGCGGGACCTGGACGCCCGGCTCTCGCTCTACAAGGACATGCGCGAGCGCTTCCAGCGCTGCGAAGAGGAAGCGGAGAAGCTGCTCACCGAGGTCCCCGAGCTCGCTCGGGGCACGGTGCCGGTCCAGGGCCGGCCGATGGCGCTCAAGGCCGTCGCCACCCGGTGCGACAAGAAGGAGAAGTCCGTCCAGCGCGTGGTGCTGACGCTGGAGAAGGCCCGGGTGAAGCGGGACAAGCTCGAGGCGAAGCGGGAGAAGGCCAAGGCGGCCCGCGAGAAGCTCAAGGCGGCCCGGGAGGCGAAGCGGGAGAAGGCCAAGGCGGCTCGGGAAGCGGCCCGCGAGAAGGCCAAGAAGGCGCGGGAGGCGGCTCGCGAGAAGGCCCTCGCGCGCAAGAAGCGGTAG
- a CDS encoding cobalamin-binding protein codes for MTDRLKALLASAPRYPQRIVCMTEETTETLYRIGAGDLVVGVSGFTVRPPEARKKPRVSSFLDANFERILELKPDLVLGFSDLQADLGRELCKRGVPVVLFNQRSLAEILQTVRVVGALVGRAEAAEKLADTLEANLARHAEAAERLPRRPRVFFEEWHEPLISGIRWCSELVELVGGEDVCRESREQQGAKGRIFDPAEVARRDPEGVIASWCGRKAKRDKIVTRPGWERVRAVVDDQLYEVKSSFILQPGPAALTDGVDQLAAIVAAIARGEKLPSPRPGDLRAAPLPVGHA; via the coding sequence ATGACCGACCGATTGAAGGCCCTGCTCGCCTCCGCGCCGCGCTACCCCCAGCGCATCGTCTGCATGACGGAGGAGACGACGGAGACGCTGTACCGCATCGGCGCGGGGGACCTCGTGGTGGGCGTCTCCGGCTTCACCGTCCGGCCGCCCGAGGCGCGCAAGAAGCCGCGCGTCAGCTCCTTCCTGGACGCCAACTTCGAGCGCATCCTCGAGCTGAAGCCGGATCTGGTGCTGGGCTTCTCGGACCTGCAGGCGGACCTGGGCCGTGAGCTGTGCAAGCGAGGGGTGCCGGTGGTGCTCTTCAACCAGCGTTCGCTCGCGGAGATATTGCAGACGGTGCGTGTGGTGGGCGCGCTGGTGGGCCGGGCCGAGGCCGCCGAGAAGCTGGCGGACACCCTGGAGGCCAACCTCGCGCGGCATGCCGAGGCGGCGGAGCGGCTGCCGCGCCGGCCCCGCGTCTTCTTCGAGGAGTGGCACGAGCCGCTCATCTCCGGCATCCGCTGGTGCTCGGAGCTGGTGGAACTGGTGGGCGGTGAGGACGTGTGCCGCGAGTCGCGCGAGCAGCAGGGCGCCAAGGGCCGCATCTTCGACCCGGCCGAGGTGGCCCGGCGCGACCCCGAGGGCGTCATCGCGAGCTGGTGTGGCCGCAAGGCGAAGCGTGACAAAATCGTTACACGGCCGGGCTGGGAGCGGGTGAGGGCGGTGGTGGACGACCAGCTCTACGAGGTGAAGAGCTCGTTCATCCTCCAACCGGGGCCGGCGGCGCTGACGGATGGGGTGGATCAGCTCGCGGCCATCGTGGCGGCCATCGCCCGGGGAGAGAAGCTGCCGTCGCCCCGTCCTGGAGACCTGCGCGCGGCGCCGCTACCCGTTGGCCATGCGTAA
- a CDS encoding response regulator, whose protein sequence is MKILLVEDNEDIREGLTDLLESEGYSVAGSGSAEEGLDRLRAESFHLVITDYMLPGENGGWLLEQATREQRLHDTGAVMITAHPRVRPPAGVRLVHKPLDIDDFLRVVSESIPLLRMANG, encoded by the coding sequence GTGAAGATTCTCCTGGTAGAGGACAACGAGGACATCCGCGAGGGCCTGACCGACCTGCTCGAGAGCGAGGGCTATTCGGTCGCCGGTAGCGGCTCCGCGGAAGAGGGACTGGACCGCTTGAGGGCGGAGTCCTTCCATCTCGTCATCACCGACTACATGCTGCCCGGCGAGAATGGCGGGTGGCTGTTGGAGCAGGCGACGCGAGAGCAACGGCTGCACGACACGGGCGCGGTGATGATCACCGCCCACCCGAGGGTACGGCCTCCGGCGGGCGTCCGGCTGGTGCACAAGCCGCTGGACATCGACGACTTCCTGCGGGTGGTGAGCGAGTCCATCCCCCTGTTACGCATGGCCAACGGGTAG
- a CDS encoding BamA/TamA family outer membrane protein — translation MSLAWLALIAAPLLAADPAPPPVQGYEDELVQWGLAQHGHPVEPEPEGKRLEAVLVASEDVVAPSDPYPMLLNVFHVRTREGVIRREVLLEPGAVWSSELALETARNLRKLGIFAVVRVVPVRGSTPDTVSLLIVTKDLWSLRLNQDIQLVGSLVQSLRLQGTEQNFLGLNKKVAVDFLLRRDSVSLGQTYLDPRLGGSRWSLNESAALIFGREGSGLEGSKGSVLVNRPFFSLETPWSFQTQVVWRVQPVRVFRGADVWELPYPEGGTVPYIYDARELGGNALYLRSWGSRFKLDAGGGIGAYHRRYGAPASSGLDEARRTWFRETHLPRSEDATYVLGYARFWETRYEVMRDVDSYALSEDFQVGPYATATARYAPALLASSGNFAELGLTARYRVRLGDALSSVAAAASIRRLLGGEGQGTWVNRRWAAEVQQVSPKVLGGRFVVRGLLDVNIDDLNERVLLLGGGNGLRGALPEAYPGKRMLLVNVEYRTPPLILYTVHLGGVLFYDTGSAFDRRPGFVHSVGVGVRLLFPQFNTFPFRFDFGYVLNDDRPDFGGRFSFSGGQVTEFRPGFLDAPI, via the coding sequence GTGTCGCTCGCCTGGCTCGCATTGATCGCCGCCCCCCTGCTGGCGGCCGACCCCGCTCCGCCGCCCGTCCAAGGGTACGAGGATGAGCTCGTGCAGTGGGGGCTGGCTCAACATGGCCACCCGGTCGAGCCCGAGCCCGAGGGCAAGCGGCTGGAGGCGGTGCTGGTGGCCTCCGAGGACGTCGTCGCCCCGAGCGACCCGTACCCGATGCTGCTCAACGTGTTCCACGTGCGCACCCGCGAGGGGGTCATCCGGCGCGAGGTGCTCCTGGAGCCGGGAGCGGTCTGGTCATCGGAGCTCGCCCTGGAGACGGCGCGCAACCTGCGCAAGCTGGGCATCTTCGCGGTGGTGCGCGTGGTGCCGGTGCGGGGCTCCACGCCGGACACGGTGTCGCTGCTCATCGTCACCAAGGACCTGTGGTCGCTGCGGCTCAACCAGGACATCCAGCTGGTGGGCTCGCTGGTGCAGTCGTTGCGCCTTCAGGGCACCGAGCAGAACTTCCTCGGGCTCAACAAGAAGGTGGCGGTGGACTTCCTGCTGCGCCGCGACTCGGTGAGCCTCGGGCAGACGTATCTGGACCCGCGCCTGGGCGGCAGCCGCTGGTCCCTCAACGAGTCGGCCGCGCTCATCTTCGGGCGCGAGGGCAGCGGGCTCGAGGGCTCCAAGGGGAGTGTGCTGGTGAACCGGCCCTTCTTCTCCCTGGAGACGCCGTGGAGCTTCCAGACACAGGTGGTGTGGCGCGTGCAGCCCGTGCGTGTCTTCCGCGGCGCCGACGTGTGGGAGCTGCCGTACCCCGAGGGCGGGACGGTGCCCTACATCTACGATGCGCGTGAGCTCGGCGGGAACGCGCTGTACCTGCGCTCGTGGGGCTCGCGGTTCAAGCTGGACGCGGGCGGGGGAATTGGCGCGTACCACCGGCGCTATGGGGCTCCCGCGAGCTCCGGGCTGGACGAGGCCCGGCGCACGTGGTTCCGGGAGACGCACCTGCCTCGCAGCGAGGACGCCACCTACGTGCTCGGCTACGCGCGCTTCTGGGAGACGCGCTACGAGGTGATGCGCGACGTGGACTCCTACGCGCTCTCCGAGGACTTCCAGGTGGGGCCCTACGCCACGGCCACGGCGCGCTACGCGCCCGCGCTGCTGGCCTCCTCGGGAAACTTCGCCGAGCTGGGCCTCACCGCCCGCTACCGCGTCCGCCTGGGGGATGCGCTCTCCTCGGTGGCCGCCGCCGCTTCCATCCGCCGGCTCCTCGGAGGGGAAGGCCAGGGGACCTGGGTCAACCGCCGCTGGGCCGCCGAGGTGCAGCAGGTGTCTCCGAAGGTGCTCGGCGGGCGCTTCGTGGTCCGGGGCCTGCTGGACGTGAACATCGATGACCTGAACGAGCGCGTGCTGCTGCTCGGAGGCGGCAACGGGCTGCGGGGCGCACTGCCGGAGGCGTACCCGGGCAAGCGCATGCTCCTGGTCAACGTGGAGTACCGCACCCCGCCGCTCATCCTCTACACGGTGCATCTGGGCGGCGTGCTGTTCTACGACACGGGCTCGGCGTTCGACCGGCGTCCGGGCTTCGTGCACTCGGTGGGCGTGGGCGTGCGGCTGCTCTTCCCCCAGTTCAACACCTTCCCGTTCCGGTTCGACTTCGGGTACGTCCTCAACGACGACCGGCCCGACTTCGGCGGACGCTTCTCCTTCAGCGGAGGGCAGGTGACGGAGTTCCGGCCAGGGTTTCTGGATGCGCCCATCTAG
- a CDS encoding glycosyltransferase family 39 protein translates to MRPSRLLARPSWLAAVGALLAVGVAALARGRVHPDEVFQFLEPAHGLAFGYRVVAWEWVDGLRNQAVPGVLGGLLALCGAVGLEHPWALAAVVWCACAGVQALGTWALFRLVEERDGREAALLAAGIHVTWGGFLIYAARPIGDVLSAVPLLGALLWTQRARDRDGWREGLWSGVLLGMAFVIRYPSAVFGVPLAASLLGARRWRSLAGFSVGVGAVLLGLGVLDWLTWGSPWHSAWRYFQFNISSGSSASQFGQRPWWWYAPILAGMAPLLLVWHFGRGLARRDVVVGAFAFYLVVVSALGHKEARFLVPLLPLFVAIAAGPASGDLARLSGRRRVLGLLVGLYVLSSVAAATVLFPVGLRAGVLDATVSAGRDPSLTGLVIAGPPEWNTGGRFYLHRDVPLFVGYGRPEAELQEKLSDARFSHALVDGGAVGEDSLRSAGFCHQRQWGGVVLWKRCLRRD, encoded by the coding sequence ATGCGCCCATCTAGGCTCCTGGCCCGGCCCTCGTGGCTCGCCGCGGTGGGGGCGTTGCTCGCGGTGGGAGTGGCGGCGCTCGCACGCGGCCGGGTGCATCCGGACGAGGTCTTCCAGTTCCTGGAGCCGGCCCATGGGCTGGCCTTCGGGTACCGCGTGGTCGCCTGGGAGTGGGTGGACGGTTTGCGCAACCAGGCGGTGCCCGGAGTGCTCGGGGGACTGCTCGCGCTGTGCGGGGCCGTGGGGCTCGAGCACCCGTGGGCCCTGGCGGCGGTCGTGTGGTGCGCGTGCGCGGGGGTCCAGGCGCTGGGCACGTGGGCGCTGTTCCGGCTCGTGGAGGAGCGGGACGGCCGCGAGGCGGCGCTGCTGGCCGCGGGCATCCACGTCACCTGGGGCGGGTTCCTCATCTACGCCGCGCGGCCGATCGGCGATGTGCTGAGCGCGGTGCCCTTGCTGGGCGCGCTCCTCTGGACGCAACGGGCCCGGGACCGGGACGGATGGCGCGAGGGGCTGTGGAGCGGCGTGCTGCTGGGCATGGCCTTCGTCATCCGCTACCCCTCGGCCGTCTTCGGGGTGCCCCTCGCCGCGAGCCTGCTGGGGGCCCGGCGCTGGCGCTCGCTCGCGGGCTTCTCGGTGGGCGTGGGCGCGGTGTTGCTGGGACTCGGGGTGCTCGACTGGCTCACCTGGGGCTCGCCCTGGCACTCCGCCTGGCGCTACTTCCAGTTCAACATCTCCAGCGGCTCCTCGGCGTCCCAGTTCGGCCAGCGGCCGTGGTGGTGGTACGCGCCCATCCTGGCCGGCATGGCGCCCCTGCTGCTCGTCTGGCACTTCGGGCGCGGGCTGGCCCGGAGGGACGTCGTCGTGGGGGCCTTCGCCTTCTACCTCGTGGTGGTGAGCGCGCTGGGACACAAGGAAGCGCGCTTCCTGGTGCCGCTGCTGCCCCTCTTCGTGGCCATCGCCGCCGGGCCCGCCTCGGGAGACCTCGCCCGGTTGTCGGGCCGGCGCCGGGTGCTGGGGCTGCTCGTGGGCCTGTACGTGCTCTCCTCCGTGGCTGCGGCTACCGTGTTGTTCCCGGTCGGGCTGCGCGCGGGGGTGCTCGACGCCACCGTCTCCGCGGGCAGGGACCCGTCACTCACCGGGCTCGTCATCGCCGGTCCGCCCGAGTGGAACACCGGCGGCCGCTTCTACCTGCACCGCGACGTGCCGCTGTTCGTGGGGTACGGACGCCCCGAGGCGGAGCTCCAGGAGAAGCTCTCGGACGCGCGGTTCTCCCATGCGCTCGTGGATGGCGGGGCGGTGGGAGAGGATTCGCTGCGCTCGGCCGGCTTCTGCCACCAGCGCCAGTGGGGCGGGGTGGTGCTCTGGAAGCGCTGTCTCAGGCGGGACTGA